The proteins below are encoded in one region of Ferruginibacter lapsinanis:
- a CDS encoding T9SS type A sorting domain-containing protein gives MRRFYLLLLGVCFLLSGKIVAQTTVFTDDFNRATLSPGGTPSMTYTSTLASNISATTASSTYLSIGSGATAPTSGISYVTGSNSTFSSPFSTTLSSNTGLVTWTFNFRWNRASSNNPAAPASGAYGTAIVLAGSSATISTAGNGYAIIYGNASTPDPIRLVAYTTGVTGTLTNICTSGASDISATNNYASVRVTYDPSTNNWSLYVRDDGASAWADPSSGVTTQKGSTTANSTYTGSALSTFGFLWSHNTGANLSSDFDNYKVTVATGATSYYWNGANTNSTDIGSFTWNTTDKNWSTPTSAVFASGAGSIWPSASGTYDAYFNNTQAGVKAVTLPAGTLAYAPNSTNIGTSGYSFVTAASAAATLPGPVSLSSNTLTLAAGSGGSVTLSGIVSGSGAINQNGAGTGILSAANTYSGGTTITSGTLQLGAAGVLADAGTINLAGGDLSSGASAGFNETMGVLTLSATSTIHLGTGSHTLTFANSSGASWTGSTTLTIYGWTGTAGASGTAGKIVVGSGGLTSGQLAQITFNGYAGAATIISGEVVPGSTSPTITPSTSTLTGLTYVVGSGPSASSSFTVTATNLTAGGGTITFTGSTNYDVSTTSSTTGFGNTATLTYTGTGSLASNTVWVRLKAGLGVNSYNSELITVAGGGVSSTTIVTVSGSVTPVVTCNTPLLEENFEYGGSTSTDLKSLTSGNWVTNTGTNFNYATTSLTYSGYGSSGVGGSAAFNTSNTEDLYRSFTGTAITSGSVYASFLINLTNGTSTTNDYFASLMASSPSPTYATRIFAQNTSSTTFKLGIGKTGSDNQTADLNFGTTYLVILKYTFVAGGTNDPFSLWVISGSVPATEAAAGSATITANTATTDATDLKYFGLRQGNSPTSRTEGYLDGIRVATSWEDLVCVPSAATDYTWTGSGNNTLWTNTANWSPNTGFPTSSDNVIINTAPTYLLNITDSRTVKNFTLNGTGNFNMASTGTLTITGTVTYGGTATATISCGSTVNITSNLSQPIPPLNYGNLNATGGNRVLPTGGTVGICNSFTRGTGTYTISTSTVNYIGTAAQSIADGDYYNLTLSNSRSGAAITLPAGTINVYNVFDVSTLSSFTVTVSTNIFNFAGTGSQTIPGFYYYQITNSGNGNRILGTNAEININYTFSLGSGTYNPSTSTVNYSSNTGGLNSYNMVSFTYYNLKFSGDDDFVLGTGITLTVTNNYTQSLGYVFLNKSSGTGTLTVGNDATLSGGYLKMSYGTSAGVGVFSVGNDLLISGGTLNILEGSSTTPSTSVTVTRDLTITNAGKINMEVISSTGGVATINVGRDFTASGTSLFSSGSAMVDFGTGTVTSNVIYIGRNFKKDGTGTFGTTSTSAARGFVMTGGTTGTPATFSYSNTNSSYVQYEIATGAVVEMLTDLTLSSSSGPSSTFSVYGTLDFKTKSIIAAGTTNPQFITASGTNLITSNTNGFGGTTASGSVQSFGSVGASALAGRAQFAIGVNYTFNAATTTPFSGTVVGTYGAPGDITLNANVTLNRSALASGTVALGANELTLNGSDLSFSTMTGSGSVLGDNVAFITVAGSVGATPGTLRFKSGYQVIAMLTMNRTGKTLTLGSALTIDGVNDPANAGRLVLTEGVVDASGQTLTFINGNFPFVRTNGTLTVSNTSNLVFGTTGNLGGSNVIFPSGTFTSGPVIASLTLNRTNSVQLNTQGMELTSSLTLTSGTLKIGSSLLNLNNATLSASGGYLEGSSTSDLTVKGAHPDTVVIPLPATTNILLRNVSIEDTRKVAMATTPKNDINLYGAMTIASGATYNNGGESQITNSGGSITINGKFITQDVQGFTGTNTAIPGITPTINTGSTIEYGLYGDQAVTTRTDYSNITFSGSGTKLLSSGFNPNGNAYITGSAIVDAINVSFGNSTTNLIMDGGRFRMRGTGPKPDIDGTYTLTGGVIEFYNTLATNETIKAKNAASADIVYKNIEVTGTSVANGSNDIVLNSTAGNFTLKTGGIFYMNDHSIKSAAGSNSSTVVVETGSTFKTGNSAGFGGTIATDNSSIHSNISTSNITLASGSTVDYYRSTLTAVSGNQPITNTLAYQNLTLSGDGIKTAPSGTLTVKGDLVKSGTSTFAHNDGLVLLNGSNQNFAGLPYNSLTLTNTSSSTKTLVGDASLVDSLTLGGTSTTLAIGNNELTLKSSSTKTARVAQVAASANVTYGTGNFKIERYLPMDITGSSVSRRWRLMGVPISTTSAPTIQSAWQEGGLALSGTGAYTIGPDAYDPNPGYGTRITNGTTAANGFDAGTTNNPSIYYWDGTKWTVPTATTNTITNANAYMLFVRGDRSVPVTNQYQTTSGGANTRIKGRINIGAVNVPVSTGNNFLSNPYPSAINMVNVGYGSGGVVSTPITTYYLWDPKLLGSNNVGGWATFNWNSGTNKFDYVPYTSYPYGSTGMSNFTATTGTLESGMAFMVNKSGAIPSANFVFNETDKIASISGNTTTGIASRPVVSTPNAAYAALYTNLFYINGAGDEILADGVATTYWDNFDNKVTDEDAPKVQTFSTKEKIALFRDDSLLAIERRKTITINDTIYLQMIKLNSNYKYQLQFDGKNFAPDLTAFLIDKYLNKYYVIPTQGNTKHNFETNSNTASTDVNRFKVVFREPESGPLPVPVTFTLINAIKNADKIIVDWKVENEINIVKYEVERSADGINFTTMNTTAATGNTSNNYSWIDADANPGDNFYRIKSIGKDGSLLYSRIVKINYGEAVANFAIYPNPTKDGKIGVNLNNADKGQYAIRLYNNAGQLLQSKNIEHAGGNSLISLQPLTAKGIYHVEITSPDLSKQTIKVIY, from the coding sequence ATGAGGAGATTTTACTTATTGTTGTTAGGAGTTTGTTTTTTGTTATCCGGAAAAATTGTAGCGCAAACTACTGTCTTTACGGATGATTTTAACAGGGCTACGCTTAGCCCCGGAGGTACTCCAAGTATGACCTACACGTCTACGCTTGCCAGTAATATCTCTGCTACTACAGCCTCTTCTACTTACTTAAGTATTGGATCTGGAGCTACAGCCCCCACAAGTGGTATCTCTTACGTAACGGGCAGCAACTCCACATTTTCTTCTCCTTTTTCTACCACACTCAGCAGCAATACCGGTCTGGTAACCTGGACATTTAATTTCAGGTGGAACAGAGCCTCATCAAATAATCCGGCAGCTCCTGCAAGTGGAGCTTACGGAACTGCAATTGTATTGGCAGGATCAAGTGCCACCATTTCCACTGCAGGAAATGGATATGCCATTATCTACGGAAATGCCAGCACTCCGGATCCTATCCGGTTAGTTGCGTATACAACAGGTGTTACAGGTACACTTACTAATATCTGCACTTCGGGTGCAAGTGATATTTCTGCAACTAATAATTATGCCAGTGTACGGGTAACCTACGATCCCTCTACCAACAACTGGTCATTATATGTCAGAGATGATGGTGCCAGTGCCTGGGCCGATCCATCCAGCGGCGTTACCACACAAAAGGGTAGTACTACTGCAAACAGTACATACACCGGATCTGCATTGAGTACATTTGGCTTTTTATGGTCTCACAATACCGGAGCCAATTTGAGTTCTGATTTTGATAATTACAAAGTAACGGTAGCAACAGGGGCAACAAGCTATTACTGGAATGGAGCCAACACAAACTCTACTGATATAGGTTCTTTTACCTGGAATACAACAGATAAGAACTGGAGTACACCAACCAGTGCAGTATTTGCTTCCGGAGCAGGTTCTATCTGGCCATCTGCAAGTGGAACGTATGATGCTTATTTTAATAACACACAGGCAGGAGTAAAAGCTGTTACATTACCAGCGGGTACATTGGCGTATGCACCAAACAGTACAAATATTGGCACATCCGGCTATTCGTTTGTAACTGCGGCAAGTGCTGCGGCTACACTGCCGGGGCCTGTTTCTTTAAGTAGTAATACATTAACGCTGGCCGCCGGTTCAGGTGGCTCGGTTACACTCTCGGGAATAGTAAGTGGTTCAGGAGCGATCAATCAAAACGGAGCCGGCACAGGAATTTTAAGTGCGGCAAATACATATAGCGGAGGTACTACCATTACTTCGGGTACCCTTCAATTGGGTGCAGCAGGTGTATTGGCAGATGCAGGTACCATCAATTTAGCCGGTGGCGACCTGAGTTCGGGTGCTTCTGCCGGATTTAATGAAACGATGGGAGTACTAACGCTCTCGGCTACCTCAACAATACATTTAGGTACGGGTAGTCATACACTCACTTTTGCTAACAGTAGCGGTGCCAGCTGGACAGGTAGCACTACCTTGACCATTTATGGCTGGACAGGAACAGCAGGAGCAAGCGGCACTGCAGGAAAGATAGTGGTAGGATCTGGTGGACTCACCAGCGGACAATTGGCACAAATAACTTTTAATGGTTATGCCGGTGCAGCAACAATTATCAGCGGAGAAGTAGTACCAGGATCAACGTCTCCAACAATTACACCTAGTACATCCACACTTACCGGACTTACTTATGTTGTTGGAAGCGGTCCATCTGCCAGCAGCAGCTTTACAGTAACAGCCACTAATTTAACTGCCGGCGGAGGTACCATCACATTTACAGGCTCTACCAACTATGATGTTTCTACCACCAGTTCTACAACAGGTTTTGGCAATACAGCTACACTAACGTACACGGGTACAGGCAGTTTGGCCAGTAATACTGTTTGGGTAAGATTGAAAGCAGGGTTGGGTGTAAATTCATATAATTCAGAACTGATCACAGTTGCTGGAGGTGGCGTAAGTTCTACTACCATCGTTACTGTTAGTGGTTCTGTAACACCAGTCGTAACCTGTAACACCCCATTATTGGAAGAAAATTTTGAATATGGAGGCTCTACAAGTACTGACCTTAAATCATTGACATCCGGTAACTGGGTAACCAATACGGGAACCAATTTCAATTATGCCACTACCAGTTTAACCTATTCAGGATATGGAAGTTCAGGTGTTGGAGGATCAGCAGCTTTTAATACAAGTAATACAGAAGATCTGTATCGTTCATTTACCGGAACAGCAATTACTTCCGGATCGGTATATGCATCTTTCCTGATAAATTTAACCAATGGAACAAGTACTACAAATGATTACTTTGCTTCATTGATGGCCTCAAGCCCAAGTCCAACTTATGCCACCCGTATCTTCGCACAAAATACAAGCAGTACTACTTTTAAATTAGGTATAGGCAAAACCGGTTCAGATAACCAAACAGCCGACCTTAATTTTGGCACTACTTATCTAGTGATCCTAAAATATACATTTGTTGCCGGTGGAACGAATGATCCATTTTCACTGTGGGTTATTTCTGGTTCGGTTCCGGCTACTGAAGCTGCTGCAGGTTCAGCTACGATTACTGCAAACACAGCTACAACCGATGCCACCGATCTGAAATACTTTGGGTTGAGACAGGGGAATTCTCCTACCAGTAGAACTGAAGGATACCTGGATGGTATACGTGTAGCAACAAGCTGGGAAGACTTGGTATGTGTTCCATCTGCAGCTACAGATTATACGTGGACTGGATCGGGTAATAATACCTTGTGGACAAACACAGCTAACTGGAGTCCTAATACGGGTTTTCCAACTTCGTCAGATAATGTGATCATCAACACAGCTCCAACTTATTTATTGAATATTACAGACTCACGTACTGTAAAGAATTTTACATTGAACGGTACAGGTAATTTCAATATGGCTTCTACCGGAACACTTACTATCACAGGTACCGTTACTTACGGTGGCACTGCTACTGCAACCATAAGTTGTGGAAGTACAGTGAATATCACCAGCAATTTATCTCAACCGATCCCTCCATTGAATTACGGAAATCTGAATGCCACAGGAGGCAACAGGGTATTACCTACAGGAGGAACAGTAGGCATTTGTAATAGCTTTACCCGTGGTACAGGAACCTACACCATCAGTACCAGCACAGTGAATTATATCGGCACAGCTGCTCAATCAATTGCAGACGGTGATTACTATAACCTTACATTGAGTAATAGCAGGTCCGGCGCTGCTATCACTTTGCCTGCCGGTACTATCAATGTGTACAATGTATTTGACGTTAGTACTTTAAGCAGTTTTACAGTAACGGTTAGTACCAATATCTTCAATTTTGCCGGCACGGGTTCTCAAACCATACCTGGTTTTTACTATTACCAGATAACCAATAGCGGCAACGGAAATCGTATTTTAGGAACCAATGCAGAAATTAATATCAATTATACTTTTTCTTTAGGATCAGGAACATATAACCCATCTACCAGTACGGTAAATTATTCATCCAACACAGGTGGATTGAATTCATACAATATGGTTTCGTTTACCTATTATAATTTAAAATTCAGCGGGGATGATGACTTCGTTTTAGGTACAGGTATTACACTTACTGTAACAAATAACTATACCCAATCTTTAGGTTATGTATTTCTAAATAAATCTTCGGGAACTGGAACCCTTACAGTTGGTAATGATGCTACTTTATCCGGAGGTTATTTAAAAATGAGCTATGGTACCAGTGCAGGCGTTGGAGTTTTCTCTGTAGGAAATGACCTGCTGATATCGGGGGGAACATTAAATATTTTAGAAGGAAGCAGTACAACTCCTAGTACAAGCGTTACCGTTACCAGGGACCTTACAATTACCAATGCCGGAAAAATAAATATGGAAGTCATTTCAAGTACGGGTGGTGTAGCAACCATTAATGTGGGAAGAGATTTTACAGCTTCCGGTACATCATTGTTTTCTTCGGGTAGTGCTATGGTTGACTTTGGTACAGGTACAGTTACATCAAATGTGATATACATTGGCAGAAATTTTAAAAAAGACGGCACAGGTACTTTCGGCACAACTTCTACCTCAGCTGCCAGAGGTTTTGTAATGACCGGTGGTACTACCGGAACACCAGCAACATTTTCTTACAGTAATACAAACTCCAGCTATGTACAATATGAGATCGCTACCGGCGCAGTTGTAGAAATGCTTACAGACCTTACGTTAAGTTCTTCAAGTGGCCCATCAAGTACTTTTAGTGTATATGGTACATTGGATTTTAAAACGAAGAGCATCATAGCAGCAGGAACAACAAATCCGCAATTTATTACAGCCTCCGGAACAAATTTAATTACTTCTAATACCAATGGTTTTGGGGGAACAACTGCATCCGGAAGTGTGCAAAGTTTTGGAAGTGTGGGAGCAAGTGCGCTTGCTGGCAGGGCACAATTTGCGATCGGGGTTAATTATACATTTAATGCTGCTACCACTACACCTTTCTCCGGTACTGTTGTAGGCACTTATGGGGCTCCCGGAGATATCACACTTAATGCCAATGTAACGCTCAACAGATCTGCACTGGCCTCCGGTACAGTAGCGTTGGGTGCAAATGAGCTTACTTTGAATGGCAGCGATCTGTCATTCTCTACTATGACAGGCAGTGGCTCTGTATTAGGTGATAATGTTGCTTTTATAACTGTAGCAGGATCGGTTGGAGCTACACCGGGAACCTTACGTTTTAAATCGGGCTACCAGGTGATTGCCATGCTAACGATGAACAGAACAGGTAAGACACTGACACTTGGCTCTGCACTCACCATCGATGGAGTGAATGATCCGGCAAATGCAGGAAGACTCGTATTGACAGAAGGTGTGGTAGATGCATCAGGACAAACACTCACATTTATCAATGGTAATTTCCCTTTTGTAAGAACTAACGGAACACTAACTGTTAGCAATACAAGTAATTTAGTTTTTGGAACCACCGGAAATCTCGGAGGATCTAATGTTATTTTCCCTTCGGGAACATTTACTTCTGGTCCGGTGATTGCTTCATTAACATTGAACAGAACTAATTCTGTTCAATTGAACACACAGGGAATGGAATTGACCAGCAGCCTGACACTCACTTCCGGTACTTTAAAAATTGGTAGCAGCTTGTTAAATCTTAACAATGCTACACTATCTGCATCGGGAGGATACCTGGAAGGAAGTTCAACATCTGACTTAACTGTAAAAGGAGCTCATCCAGATACAGTAGTTATTCCGCTACCTGCCACCACCAATATATTATTAAGAAACGTTAGTATTGAAGATACCCGTAAAGTGGCAATGGCTACTACTCCTAAAAATGATATCAATCTATATGGAGCAATGACCATTGCATCTGGTGCTACCTATAACAACGGTGGAGAAAGTCAGATAACAAATTCAGGAGGCTCTATAACGATCAATGGTAAGTTCATTACACAAGATGTACAAGGATTTACAGGAACCAATACAGCTATCCCGGGAATTACTCCTACAATAAATACAGGCAGTACCATTGAATATGGATTGTATGGAGACCAGGCTGTTACCACCCGAACTGATTATAGTAATATTACTTTTTCAGGCAGCGGAACAAAATTATTAAGCAGCGGATTCAATCCTAACGGCAACGCATACATTACCGGATCAGCAATTGTAGATGCAATTAATGTTTCATTTGGAAATTCTACCACTAATCTGATCATGGATGGCGGACGTTTTAGAATGAGAGGAACCGGTCCTAAGCCTGATATTGATGGAACCTACACGTTAACAGGCGGTGTTATTGAGTTCTATAATACATTGGCAACTAATGAGACCATTAAAGCAAAGAATGCAGCTTCGGCAGATATCGTTTACAAAAACATTGAAGTTACCGGCACCAGTGTAGCCAATGGCTCCAACGATATTGTGCTTAACAGTACCGCAGGAAACTTCACGTTAAAGACAGGCGGAATTTTTTATATGAATGATCATTCAATAAAAAGTGCAGCAGGTTCTAATTCATCTACGGTAGTTGTAGAAACCGGTTCAACTTTTAAAACAGGTAATAGTGCCGGATTTGGAGGCACAATTGCTACAGACAATTCTTCTATACATTCAAATATCTCAACAAGTAATATAACGCTTGCTTCAGGAAGTACAGTTGATTATTACAGATCTACACTTACTGCAGTAAGTGGTAATCAGCCAATAACCAATACGCTTGCTTATCAAAACCTGACCCTTAGCGGAGATGGCATAAAAACTGCGCCATCAGGCACATTAACGGTAAAAGGTGACCTGGTTAAATCTGGAACAAGCACATTTGCCCACAATGATGGTTTAGTATTACTGAATGGTTCAAATCAAAACTTTGCAGGTTTGCCTTACAACAGTCTGACACTTACCAATACAAGTAGCAGTACAAAAACATTGGTAGGAGATGCCAGTCTTGTAGACTCATTGACCTTAGGTGGCACAAGCACAACATTGGCTATCGGCAACAATGAATTAACATTAAAATCGAGCAGTACAAAAACTGCAAGAGTTGCACAAGTAGCCGCCTCTGCCAATGTTACCTATGGTACTGGTAATTTTAAGATCGAACGTTATTTACCAATGGATATAACCGGAAGTTCTGTAAGCCGCAGATGGCGCTTAATGGGAGTTCCGATATCAACCACCAGTGCCCCAACCATTCAATCGGCCTGGCAGGAAGGTGGCTTAGCATTATCAGGCACAGGCGCCTACACAATAGGTCCTGATGCATACGATCCTAATCCGGGGTATGGCACACGTATCACCAACGGCACAACTGCCGCAAACGGATTTGATGCAGGTACTACCAATAATCCTTCTATTTATTATTGGGATGGAACCAAATGGACAGTTCCGACAGCTACCACAAACACCATTACTAACGCTAATGCTTATATGCTCTTTGTAAGAGGAGATAGAAGTGTACCGGTAACCAATCAATACCAAACTACTTCCGGCGGAGCAAATACCCGTATTAAAGGAAGAATAAATATTGGTGCTGTAAACGTGCCGGTGAGTACAGGAAATAATTTCCTCAGCAACCCTTATCCGTCTGCAATTAATATGGTAAATGTGGGATATGGCAGTGGTGGTGTTGTGAGTACTCCTATCACTACTTATTATTTATGGGATCCTAAACTATTAGGCAGTAACAACGTAGGAGGTTGGGCCACATTCAACTGGAACAGCGGTACCAACAAATTTGATTATGTTCCTTATACCAGTTACCCCTATGGCAGCACCGGAATGAGCAATTTCACTGCAACAACAGGTACGCTCGAATCGGGTATGGCTTTTATGGTTAATAAATCCGGAGCGATTCCTTCTGCAAACTTTGTATTTAATGAAACAGATAAAATTGCCAGCATTTCAGGTAATACTACCACCGGCATTGCCAGCAGACCGGTAGTATCTACTCCAAATGCTGCTTATGCTGCGTTGTATACAAACCTGTTTTATATCAACGGTGCCGGTGATGAAATATTAGCTGATGGTGTGGCAACTACTTATTGGGATAATTTTGATAATAAAGTTACTGACGAGGATGCGCCGAAAGTACAAACATTTAGCACTAAAGAAAAGATCGCTTTATTCAGAGATGATAGTTTGCTGGCAATTGAAAGAAGGAAAACAATTACGATCAATGACACGATCTATCTGCAAATGATCAAGTTGAACAGTAACTACAAATATCAGTTGCAATTTGATGGCAAAAATTTTGCTCCTGATCTGACTGCATTCTTAATTGATAAATATCTGAATAAGTATTATGTTATTCCTACGCAAGGAAATACCAAACATAACTTTGAAACCAATTCAAATACTGCCAGTACAGATGTGAATAGATTTAAGGTTGTTTTCAGAGAACCTGAAAGTGGGCCTCTTCCTGTTCCGGTAACATTTACATTGATCAATGCCATCAAAAATGCAGATAAGATCATAGTAGATTGGAAAGTAGAAAATGAGATCAATATTGTTAAATATGAAGTAGAGAGATCAGCAGATGGAATTAATTTCACTACAATGAACACGACCGCTGCTACAGGAAATACAAGCAATAACTATAGCTGGATTGACGCTGATGCAAATCCTGGAGATAATTTTTACAGAATAAAAAGTATTGGTAAAGATGGTAGTCTGTTGTACAGCAGGATCGTAAAAATAAATTATGGTGAAGCCGTTGCAAATTTTGCTATCTATCCAAATCCAACAAAAGATGGCAAAATAGGAGTGAACCTGAATAATGCAGATAAGGGGCAATATGCGATCAGGCTTTATAATAATGCCGGTCAGTTATTGCAATCAAAAAATATCGAACATGCCGGAGGAAACAGCTTGATCTCACTTCAACCACTTACGGCAAAAGGTATTTACCATGTTGAAATAACAAGCCCTGATCTTTCAAAACAAACGATCAAAGTGATTTATTAA